From Denitrovibrio acetiphilus DSM 12809, the proteins below share one genomic window:
- the plsY gene encoding glycerol-3-phosphate 1-O-acyltransferase PlsY, with the protein MTIALIIILCYLIGSIPTAYILVKKLKGVDIRTVGSGNVGASNASRILGKWGFISVLVLDALKGLVPVLILKYIYGESDLVLLGAISVVLGHTFTIFLGFKGGKGVATGLGVFIALAPISTAIAAVVFAVLISIYRMISLSSMCAAVTIAVSAWFISSWEHLKYFTIVIAVLIIILHRSNIGRILNGTERKVGRKTA; encoded by the coding sequence ATGACAATAGCTCTTATAATAATTTTATGCTATCTGATAGGCTCAATACCGACTGCCTATATACTTGTGAAGAAACTGAAAGGTGTGGACATCCGCACCGTCGGCAGTGGAAATGTGGGAGCAAGTAATGCTTCCCGTATCCTCGGAAAGTGGGGCTTTATATCTGTACTCGTTTTGGATGCGCTTAAGGGACTTGTACCTGTACTCATCCTTAAATATATCTATGGTGAAAGCGACCTTGTGCTTCTTGGTGCGATATCTGTTGTCCTCGGACACACTTTTACCATTTTTCTTGGGTTCAAGGGGGGGAAGGGCGTTGCTACCGGTCTGGGAGTTTTTATTGCGCTTGCTCCTATATCAACAGCTATTGCTGCTGTGGTGTTTGCTGTTCTGATATCCATATACAGAATGATATCTCTCAGCTCGATGTGTGCTGCTGTGACTATTGCTGTTTCAGCTTGGTTTATCTCTTCGTGGGAACACCTGAAATACTTTACTATCGTTATAGCGGTATTGATAATAATCCTGCACAGAAGCAATATCGGCAGGATACTGAACGGAACGGAGAGGAAAGTTGGAAGAAAAACTGCTTAA
- the ribD gene encoding bifunctional diaminohydroxyphosphoribosylaminopyrimidine deaminase/5-amino-6-(5-phosphoribosylamino)uracil reductase RibD: MEEKLLNPLDVMQECAQLALLGKGYTKTNPVVGAIVANQSEILSRGWHMAYGGPHAEVNAIDSCPVSTEGLDLYVTLEPCSHSGKTPPCVEKIVKSGIRRVFIGVVDPNPLVAGKGVEYLKNHGVEVYVGYMEDLCASIIEDFVKFITEKKPYYTFKTAQTLDGKIASSTGDSKWISSEASRTYTHYMRAVSDAILVGVNTVIADDPELNVRMVKSDRDPFKIVLDPKGRMPLDRKLVENSADKLIYVTCAESRITEALRNKGADVITLGGDGSLDLNVLSDELVERSILNVMIEGGGTTAGKFFDAGLVDKVNIFIAMMIMGGSVSSVGGNGVENVAQAYKLKEVQSKHFEGDLMISGKITDYKTSVLDLTEKVRGCCACGCGKDK, translated from the coding sequence TTGGAAGAAAAACTGCTTAATCCATTAGACGTAATGCAGGAGTGCGCACAGCTGGCACTTCTTGGAAAAGGATATACGAAGACAAATCCTGTTGTTGGGGCTATCGTTGCCAACCAGAGTGAGATTCTTTCCCGCGGGTGGCACATGGCATATGGGGGACCCCATGCTGAAGTGAATGCCATAGATTCCTGTCCTGTCAGCACAGAAGGGCTGGACTTATATGTAACGCTGGAGCCCTGTTCCCATAGCGGCAAGACTCCTCCATGTGTGGAGAAGATCGTCAAAAGCGGCATCAGGCGTGTTTTTATAGGTGTTGTTGACCCGAACCCTCTTGTGGCGGGTAAGGGCGTTGAATACTTGAAAAATCATGGTGTAGAGGTTTATGTAGGTTATATGGAAGACCTCTGCGCATCCATTATAGAAGATTTCGTTAAATTTATCACAGAAAAGAAGCCTTACTACACCTTTAAAACAGCTCAGACGCTGGACGGTAAAATAGCTTCCTCCACGGGTGACTCCAAATGGATAAGTTCTGAGGCGTCACGTACATACACACATTACATGCGTGCCGTGTCTGACGCCATACTTGTTGGCGTTAACACAGTGATAGCTGATGACCCTGAACTGAATGTCCGAATGGTAAAATCAGACCGTGACCCGTTTAAAATTGTGCTCGACCCGAAAGGGCGGATGCCTCTTGACAGAAAGTTAGTTGAGAACAGTGCGGATAAACTGATATATGTCACCTGCGCAGAATCCCGTATAACAGAGGCTCTCAGAAACAAAGGAGCAGACGTCATAACTCTTGGAGGTGATGGCAGTCTTGATCTCAATGTACTCTCTGATGAGCTTGTGGAGCGTAGTATATTAAATGTTATGATTGAAGGCGGCGGTACAACAGCCGGTAAGTTTTTCGATGCAGGGCTTGTGGATAAAGTTAATATCTTCATAGCAATGATGATAATGGGGGGGAGTGTCTCCTCTGTTGGCGGAAACGGTGTTGAAAATGTTGCACAGGCGTATAAATTAAAAGAAGTGCAGTCAAAACATTTTGAGGGTGATCTGATGATATCAGGTAAAATCACTGATTATAAAACATCAGTTCTCGATCTGACAGAGAAGGTCAGAGGGTGCTGCGCATGCGGTTGTGGAAAGGATAAATAA
- a CDS encoding riboflavin synthase — MFTGIIEEVGSVSSIDRKGDFAVLKIKCSKVLESTQIGDSIAVNGVCLTVTSMGTDTFCADISYETIKKSTFADITNGSGVNLERALTLSTRLGGHLVSGHVDAVGTIEKFTRNQSAYILTIRYPDDIDKYLASKGSVCVDGISLTTARCSNGTFEVAVIPHTYEGTSLKGKRQGSKVNLEVDMISRYLEKLLKSLEKTDTLMDNLSGLIGQEDY; from the coding sequence ATGTTTACCGGAATAATAGAAGAGGTCGGGTCGGTCTCATCCATAGACAGAAAGGGCGATTTCGCTGTTTTGAAGATAAAGTGCAGCAAGGTGCTCGAGTCAACGCAGATTGGAGACAGCATCGCTGTTAACGGTGTATGCCTTACTGTTACGTCTATGGGGACAGATACATTCTGTGCCGACATTTCATATGAAACAATAAAAAAGAGTACATTTGCGGATATAACAAATGGTTCAGGAGTGAATCTTGAACGTGCGCTCACACTGTCCACAAGGCTTGGCGGACACCTTGTCAGTGGTCATGTTGATGCTGTGGGCACTATTGAAAAGTTTACCAGGAACCAGTCTGCATATATCCTTACGATACGTTACCCGGATGATATAGACAAATATCTTGCATCCAAAGGTTCTGTTTGTGTAGACGGCATAAGTCTCACAACGGCAAGGTGTTCAAACGGTACTTTCGAGGTTGCGGTTATTCCGCATACTTACGAGGGAACTTCGCTCAAAGGGAAACGGCAGGGATCAAAAGTGAATTTAGAGGTTGATATGATCTCAAGATATCTTGAGAAATTATTGAAAAGTTTAGAAAAGACAGATACATTGATGGATAACCTTAGCGGTTTAATCGGTCAGGAGGATTATTAA
- a CDS encoding bifunctional 3,4-dihydroxy-2-butanone-4-phosphate synthase/GTP cyclohydrolase II, which produces MSSSRIATVEEALEDIRNGKMVILTDDEDRENEGDLVFAADFVTPEKINFMAKYGRGLICLAMPSSRCDELGLDLMVSEDSNSARFGTAFTVSIEAKEGVTTGISAHDRAQTVRVANDPTKGAEDLARPGHIFPLRAREGGVLVRTGQTEGSVDLARLAGLSNQGAVICEIMNDDGSMARMPQLEEFADEHDLKILTIASLIEYRMEHEQLIEETTIAKMPTSFGNFNMTGFKSRVDGQEAVMIWKGDVRSDEPVLLRVHSQCLTGDVFGSERCDCQAQLHRAMELVEAEGRGAVLYMFQEGRGIGILNKINAYHLQDEGLDTIQANIELGFEEDLRDYGFGAQVIRHMGIKKIRLMTNNPKKIRSLSGFGLEVVERVGITCGLNEYNHTYLKTKKEKMGHHLEID; this is translated from the coding sequence ATGTCTAGTAGTAGAATTGCCACAGTTGAGGAAGCATTAGAAGACATCCGCAACGGCAAAATGGTAATACTTACCGATGATGAAGACCGCGAAAACGAGGGCGATCTTGTTTTTGCAGCCGATTTCGTTACACCGGAAAAGATTAATTTTATGGCAAAATACGGCAGAGGGCTGATATGTCTGGCTATGCCGTCCAGCAGATGCGATGAGCTCGGGCTCGACCTTATGGTCAGCGAAGACAGCAATTCCGCGAGATTCGGCACAGCATTCACAGTTTCCATAGAGGCTAAAGAGGGCGTGACTACAGGTATTTCCGCCCACGACAGAGCCCAGACTGTTCGTGTAGCGAACGACCCTACAAAAGGTGCAGAAGATCTGGCGAGACCAGGGCACATCTTCCCCCTTAGAGCCAGAGAAGGCGGGGTTCTCGTACGCACAGGGCAGACAGAAGGGTCTGTTGACCTTGCGAGGCTTGCCGGACTGAGCAATCAGGGCGCTGTAATATGTGAAATCATGAATGATGACGGCAGTATGGCAAGAATGCCACAGCTTGAAGAATTTGCTGACGAGCACGACCTGAAGATACTTACAATAGCATCTCTTATCGAATACAGAATGGAGCATGAACAGCTTATCGAAGAAACAACGATAGCAAAAATGCCCACCAGCTTCGGCAACTTCAATATGACCGGTTTTAAAAGCAGAGTTGACGGTCAGGAAGCTGTAATGATATGGAAAGGCGATGTAAGGTCTGATGAGCCTGTTCTGCTGAGAGTACATTCACAGTGCCTTACAGGAGATGTTTTCGGTTCTGAAAGATGTGACTGTCAGGCGCAGCTTCACCGTGCTATGGAACTCGTTGAGGCAGAAGGGCGTGGTGCTGTACTTTATATGTTTCAGGAAGGGCGCGGGATTGGTATACTGAATAAGATCAATGCTTACCATCTTCAGGATGAGGGGCTGGATACTATACAGGCGAACATTGAACTCGGCTTTGAGGAAGACCTCCGTGATTATGGTTTCGGAGCACAGGTGATACGCCACATGGGGATAAAGAAGATCAGACTTATGACAAACAACCCCAAAAAGATACGCTCTCTTTCCGGCTTTGGGCTGGAGGTTGTGGAGCGTGTAGGCATAACATGCGGGCTGAATGAGTATAATCATACATACCTGAAAACCAAAAAAGAGAAGATGGGACATCATCTTGAGATAGATTAA
- the ribH gene encoding 6,7-dimethyl-8-ribityllumazine synthase translates to MNVTTHQGIYTGKGLKFAIVAGRFNDFITKSLIGGAVDALVRHEVEESDIEVFKVPGAFEIPLLCKKIAETGKYDGVITLGAVIRGSTPHFDFVSAEVSKGVAKVALDSGIAVIFGVLTTDTIEQAIERAGTKHGNKGAEVAMSALEMVNVMKMV, encoded by the coding sequence ATGAACGTAACAACTCATCAGGGTATTTACACTGGAAAAGGACTTAAATTCGCGATCGTTGCAGGTCGTTTTAATGATTTTATAACAAAAAGCCTTATCGGCGGTGCTGTTGATGCACTCGTCCGTCATGAGGTTGAAGAATCTGATATAGAAGTTTTCAAAGTACCGGGTGCATTTGAAATACCACTGCTTTGTAAAAAGATAGCAGAAACAGGCAAGTATGATGGTGTTATAACCCTTGGGGCTGTGATCAGAGGCTCTACACCTCATTTTGACTTTGTATCAGCAGAAGTATCTAAAGGCGTTGCAAAAGTAGCTCTCGACAGCGGCATTGCAGTTATCTTTGGCGTACTTACCACAGACACCATTGAGCAGGCTATTGAGAGAGCCGGCACAAAACACGGTAATAAAGGCGCAGAAGTTGCCATGTCCGCAC